The Raoultibacter phocaeensis genome includes a window with the following:
- a CDS encoding YaaA family protein, giving the protein MKILVSPAKKMNNADDVFAWRDLPRFVDRAEELMRAVKTLTYDEAKELWRTSDALTELNFERFRTMDVRGLEGGLSPAVFSYEGIQYQHMAPAVMEQSQLEYLQEHLRILSGFYGMLRPFDGVVPYRLEMQANLSVGGARDLYAYWGDDLANAVAEDEGEILNLASVEYAKAVLPHLNARERGQGKTQARQPSCGLGGGLHVVTCLFGRIEQGRLKQRATAAKAARGSMVRWCAERRIERAGDVRAFDVANYRYREDLSEEHTYVFEEPRV; this is encoded by the coding sequence GTGAAGATACTCGTATCGCCGGCGAAAAAGATGAACAACGCCGATGACGTGTTCGCATGGCGCGACCTTCCGCGTTTCGTCGATCGGGCCGAAGAGCTCATGCGGGCGGTCAAAACGCTTACCTACGACGAGGCGAAGGAGCTGTGGCGCACGAGCGATGCGCTCACCGAGCTCAACTTCGAGCGCTTTCGTACTATGGATGTGCGGGGGCTCGAGGGTGGCCTGAGTCCTGCGGTGTTCTCGTATGAAGGCATCCAGTACCAGCATATGGCGCCCGCGGTTATGGAGCAGAGCCAGCTCGAATACCTGCAAGAGCACCTGCGCATCCTTTCTGGGTTTTACGGCATGCTGCGCCCGTTCGACGGCGTGGTGCCGTACCGCCTTGAAATGCAGGCGAACCTTTCAGTCGGCGGTGCACGCGATCTGTACGCATACTGGGGTGATGATCTGGCGAATGCGGTGGCGGAAGATGAAGGCGAAATCCTCAACCTCGCATCAGTCGAGTACGCCAAAGCAGTGCTTCCGCACCTGAATGCTCGGGAAAGAGGACAGGGGAAAACGCAGGCGCGTCAACCGTCCTGTGGGCTCGGAGGTGGGTTGCACGTTGTAACGTGCCTATTCGGTCGCATCGAACAGGGAAGGCTCAAGCAGCGGGCGACTGCGGCCAAGGCGGCGCGGGGCTCGATGGTGCGATGGTGTGCCGAGCGGCGTATCGAGCGCGCAGGCGATGTGCGGGCGTTCGATGTGGCGAATTATCGCTATCGGGAAGATCTGTCCGAAGAGCACACCTACGTGTTCGAGGAGCCGCGCGTTTGA
- a CDS encoding serpin family protein, whose product MKRRLIALGAIACVASAVLLAACSNAEAPSQGGAQPAGSADAYAVALPAFPAESSEDDPDAWMKTLDENPLDPAFIESLSGFSYKTAAAVLADADENSTYSPISLYYALALATQGAAGQTADEMNAVLGAPDPAAVPREAGNLYRVLYGDPFSKIDLANSIWMREGDEFKQDFIDTATQQFYATPFSVQFGTPEADQAIADWIAANTNDTIEPQVQTREDQLMSIINTVYFKGSWSDQFDASSTKEDVFHAAGGDTGAEFMTQRLDKPREYVQTDRYTRASLDFVGGARMTFVLPAEETDPADILSNEALLEEAFTKDAEDIGYITYTVPKATFDTSFDLIPPLESLGMKTPFSDTADFSNLTEVPAFISYIKQESYIMWDENGAEASAYTDIGISEMSAAPDSLKEIEFTLDRPFLFEITSSQGVPLFIGVCENPAV is encoded by the coding sequence ATGAAACGACGCCTAATCGCGCTCGGCGCGATTGCATGCGTGGCGAGCGCCGTGCTGCTCGCCGCGTGCTCGAATGCGGAAGCACCGTCTCAAGGAGGCGCGCAACCCGCCGGCTCGGCTGATGCGTACGCGGTGGCGCTGCCTGCTTTTCCCGCAGAATCCTCAGAAGACGATCCCGACGCCTGGATGAAAACGCTCGACGAGAACCCGCTCGATCCCGCCTTCATCGAATCGCTTTCCGGGTTCTCGTACAAAACCGCTGCGGCGGTACTCGCCGATGCGGATGAGAATAGCACGTATTCGCCCATCAGCCTCTACTATGCTCTCGCGCTTGCCACGCAGGGCGCAGCCGGACAAACGGCCGACGAGATGAACGCCGTGCTCGGAGCGCCCGATCCTGCAGCGGTACCACGCGAGGCGGGCAATCTCTATCGCGTCCTGTACGGCGATCCGTTCTCGAAGATCGATTTGGCGAACTCCATCTGGATGCGCGAGGGCGATGAATTCAAGCAGGACTTCATTGATACGGCCACGCAGCAATTCTATGCAACGCCGTTTTCGGTGCAGTTCGGCACCCCCGAAGCCGATCAGGCTATTGCCGATTGGATTGCGGCCAACACCAACGATACGATCGAGCCTCAGGTTCAAACGCGCGAAGACCAGCTCATGTCGATCATCAACACGGTGTATTTCAAGGGTTCGTGGTCCGACCAGTTCGATGCTTCATCGACTAAGGAAGACGTTTTCCATGCAGCTGGGGGTGACACGGGGGCCGAGTTCATGACGCAACGGCTCGACAAGCCGCGCGAGTACGTGCAAACCGATCGCTACACGCGTGCGAGCCTTGATTTCGTCGGCGGAGCGCGCATGACGTTCGTGCTTCCTGCCGAGGAAACGGATCCGGCCGACATCCTTTCCAACGAAGCGCTTCTCGAAGAGGCGTTCACGAAGGATGCCGAGGATATCGGCTACATCACCTACACCGTTCCCAAGGCAACGTTCGATACCTCGTTCGACCTGATTCCGCCCCTCGAGTCGCTCGGCATGAAAACCCCGTTCTCAGACACGGCTGACTTCTCGAACCTGACCGAGGTGCCGGCTTTCATTTCCTACATCAAGCAGGAGAGCTACATCATGTGGGATGAAAACGGGGCAGAGGCGAGCGCGTATACCGACATAGGTATATCCGAGATGTCGGCGGCACCCGACAGCTTGAAGGAAATCGAGTTCACACTCGACCGACCGTTCCTGTTCGAGATCACCTCATCGCAGGGTGTACCGCTCTTCATCGGCGTGTGCGAGAATCCCGCGGTGTAA
- a CDS encoding Sapep family Mn(2+)-dependent dipeptidase, whose product MEHEELNAKIDAYIDEVWEQVVEDIDTLVRIPSTEDLDHAAPGAPYGEGPAEALKAGVALAEKLGYDATNMDGHIAFADLPGKSDTQIGIIGHLDVVPAGSGWNFEPFQVTRKDGYLIGRGVLDDKGPSVVAMYAMHFFPQHNIELPYTIRMIMGANEESGMRDVAYYREHVADPAFIFTPDADFPVCYGEKGGFDGRFESVPMGGDAMIVDFGGGNATNAVPAEAYAIVKADPSTLADTDRITVSDVNGNARLDAKGIGGHASKPEGTINAIGLIVDYLLENNLCSDEERAFLTLQHDLLSASDGSGVGVKTSDEHFGPLTLIGGTVEKDGDRIVQTIDIRYPTSITADELIEKLGARAKKIGAEFDNTLLMVPFLVEPDSPMIQALLDSFNDATGMHEKPFTIGGGTYAREFTSGASFGPNMPWLEHPDWIAGEHSANEGVSEDMLKSALKIYILTIDRLMKIDF is encoded by the coding sequence ATGGAGCATGAAGAGCTGAACGCGAAGATCGATGCGTACATCGACGAGGTGTGGGAGCAGGTCGTCGAAGATATTGACACGCTTGTGCGCATACCGAGCACCGAAGACCTCGACCATGCCGCCCCGGGAGCCCCGTATGGCGAAGGCCCCGCCGAGGCGCTCAAAGCCGGAGTGGCTCTTGCCGAGAAGCTCGGATACGATGCAACCAACATGGACGGCCATATTGCGTTCGCCGATCTTCCCGGGAAAAGCGACACGCAGATCGGCATCATCGGCCATCTCGACGTGGTGCCTGCCGGGTCCGGTTGGAACTTCGAGCCGTTCCAGGTCACGCGTAAAGACGGCTACCTCATCGGCCGCGGCGTGCTCGACGATAAAGGTCCGAGCGTCGTGGCGATGTACGCCATGCATTTCTTCCCGCAGCACAACATCGAGCTTCCCTACACGATCCGCATGATCATGGGCGCGAATGAGGAGAGCGGCATGCGCGACGTGGCGTACTACCGCGAGCATGTTGCCGACCCCGCGTTCATCTTCACGCCCGATGCCGATTTCCCCGTCTGCTACGGCGAAAAGGGCGGATTCGATGGCCGCTTCGAAAGCGTGCCGATGGGTGGAGACGCCATGATCGTGGATTTCGGCGGCGGCAATGCAACGAACGCGGTGCCTGCGGAAGCCTACGCCATCGTGAAGGCGGATCCCTCGACGCTCGCCGACACCGACCGCATTACCGTGTCGGATGTGAACGGAAACGCGCGCCTCGACGCGAAAGGTATCGGCGGCCATGCTTCTAAGCCCGAAGGAACGATCAATGCGATCGGGCTCATCGTTGACTACCTGCTCGAAAACAACCTGTGCTCGGATGAGGAACGGGCGTTTCTCACGCTGCAACACGATCTGCTTTCCGCAAGCGATGGCAGCGGCGTGGGAGTGAAAACCTCCGACGAACACTTCGGGCCTTTGACCCTCATCGGCGGCACGGTGGAAAAAGACGGCGATCGGATCGTTCAGACGATCGACATCCGCTATCCCACGTCGATTACTGCTGACGAGCTCATTGAAAAGCTCGGCGCGCGTGCGAAGAAAATCGGTGCAGAGTTCGACAACACGCTTTTGATGGTGCCGTTTCTGGTTGAACCCGATTCGCCGATGATCCAGGCGCTGCTCGATTCGTTCAACGATGCAACGGGCATGCACGAAAAGCCCTTCACGATCGGCGGCGGCACGTATGCACGCGAGTTTACCTCGGGAGCGAGCTTCGGCCCGAACATGCCATGGCTCGAGCATCCCGATTGGATTGCGGGCGAGCACAGCGCGAACGAGGGCGTGAGCGAGGACATGCTCAAATCGGCGCTCAAAATATACATTCTCACGATCGATCGGCTCATGAAGATCGATTTCTAG
- a CDS encoding tyrosine-protein phosphatase produces MDLIPTMQGIALEEDALPDGAVVDGDGHIELEGLANTRDLGGIKTEDGRAVLPKMLIRSGALSGATEHDAAALTDEYRLAKVIDLRTEEERLKNPDPEDLFDGVEFLDIPILNTQALGITREGGIKGLLKAVKVIDTDPAGLMIDIYPSMLLNEQSMQGYRRFFEELLKNEPPIGTDPIDDDSELSPATGSVLWHCSAGKDRAGLATVLLLHVLGVPYESILADYLATNKYMETRTQEILDSLSAYGMAGKLDEGVRVLNSADERFLRAALDAVNERYGNLDAYLEEALGITPEKADALRAKFLGK; encoded by the coding sequence ATGGATTTGATACCGACGATGCAGGGAATCGCCCTCGAAGAAGATGCGCTGCCCGACGGCGCCGTCGTCGACGGCGACGGGCACATCGAACTCGAGGGGCTTGCAAACACGCGCGACCTCGGCGGTATCAAAACTGAAGACGGTAGAGCGGTTCTGCCGAAAATGCTCATCCGCTCAGGCGCTCTGTCGGGAGCCACCGAACACGATGCCGCTGCGCTCACCGACGAGTACCGGCTTGCGAAGGTCATCGACCTGCGCACCGAGGAAGAGCGCCTCAAGAATCCCGATCCGGAAGATCTGTTCGACGGCGTCGAGTTCCTCGACATCCCCATCCTCAACACCCAAGCCCTTGGAATCACGCGCGAAGGCGGGATCAAGGGCCTGCTCAAAGCCGTCAAGGTCATCGATACCGATCCTGCTGGCCTCATGATCGACATCTATCCGAGCATGCTGCTCAACGAGCAGAGCATGCAGGGGTACCGGCGCTTTTTCGAAGAACTCCTGAAGAACGAACCGCCCATCGGCACCGATCCGATCGACGACGATAGCGAACTATCTCCCGCGACGGGTTCGGTGCTTTGGCACTGCTCTGCCGGTAAGGACCGCGCAGGACTTGCAACGGTGCTGCTGCTTCACGTGCTCGGCGTGCCTTACGAGAGCATCCTTGCCGATTACCTCGCTACGAACAAGTACATGGAAACCCGCACGCAGGAAATCCTCGATTCGCTTTCCGCCTACGGGATGGCCGGCAAGCTCGACGAAGGCGTCCGCGTGCTGAACTCCGCCGACGAACGGTTCCTGCGTGCCGCCCTCGATGCGGTGAACGAACGCTACGGCAACCTCGACGCGTACCTCGAAGAGGCGCTCGGGATAACACCCGAGAAAGCCGACGCGTTGCGCGCGAAGTTCCTCGGGAAATAG
- a CDS encoding acetate uptake transporter: MSERMAQSITSEQPAQSAVAGERSTVPAAVAEQPVQSKDQLADPSALGLFGLAVITLVACSQKFGITEGVTGVMSWAIFLGGCMQLIAGVFDFKKNNVFGGTAFIAYGFFWCAMAFSWAVSSGMFGEQAALAFDPSQTGVAFTAYLILTAFMTIGALRTTKVLFLIFLAIDFLFIGLALSSFGIAREATHMLAAVSELAISLLSFYGAGANVLNKHFGEEFLPLGTAFWVKNK; this comes from the coding sequence ATGAGTGAGAGAATGGCGCAATCGATAACGAGCGAACAACCTGCGCAATCAGCGGTCGCAGGCGAACGGTCTACTGTGCCGGCTGCTGTAGCCGAGCAACCTGTGCAATCGAAAGACCAGTTAGCCGATCCGAGCGCCTTGGGCCTGTTCGGGCTTGCGGTGATCACGCTTGTGGCATGCTCTCAGAAGTTCGGGATAACCGAGGGCGTAACCGGCGTTATGAGCTGGGCGATTTTTCTCGGAGGATGTATGCAGCTCATAGCCGGCGTGTTCGACTTCAAAAAGAACAACGTGTTCGGCGGCACGGCGTTCATCGCATACGGGTTCTTCTGGTGCGCCATGGCGTTTTCGTGGGCGGTTTCGAGCGGCATGTTCGGCGAGCAGGCGGCGCTTGCATTCGATCCGAGCCAGACAGGCGTTGCGTTCACGGCGTACTTGATACTCACCGCGTTCATGACAATCGGCGCGCTCAGGACGACGAAGGTTCTCTTCCTTATCTTTCTTGCCATCGATTTTCTGTTCATCGGGCTTGCACTCAGTTCCTTCGGCATCGCGCGCGAAGCAACCCATATGCTGGCAGCGGTAAGCGAGCTCGCTATCTCGCTCTTGAGTTTTTACGGCGCGGGGGCCAACGTGCTCAACAAGCATTTCGGCGAAGAGTTCCTGCCGCTCGGAACGGCGTTCTGGGTAAAAAATAAGTAA
- a CDS encoding MDR family MFS transporter: protein MGLSRKQIMMLAVLMFGTFVTVLNQTVVTPALPSVMTEMNVDAATAQWLTTGFTLVNAIMIPITAYLTDRYSTRNLFVVAMGIFTAGSLLAGWGPSFPILLAGRLLQAAGAGILMPMVMTVLMLTFPIDKRGSAMGIFGVVIAFAPAIGPTVAGLIIDNASWHDMFFIIAGLSALVIVCSLFVLKRTPAPDKQTTLDKPSVVLSSLGFGCLLYGFSVIGSYGISIQAAVATLVGIVSLVFFFRRQLKMENPMLQVRVLANRKFLIGTIIGMVVQASLLAAGILLPIYLQSLMGYSATVSGLVILPGAIVMGAMGPIAGRLFDKHGPRVLSLVGLSLLTITTFAMAFLGDSTGVVYLTILYTVRLFALALVNMPITTWAMNALDNSLINHGTSVNNTFRQVAGSLGTAVLVSVMTIATNAGAGSLDTVHASIFGINMAFAVAGFLCLIGLVLTIAFVKNKPGEAASTDTDNARRTVLESIMKRDVYVLDSDATVIDAMKLLVDKHISAAPLVDAGGTAVGFVSDGDIMRHLSKRSPMYVDPVVMIMQMGRDSEKFDDKLRDLMEMKAKDIGAKGIIGVDIHADLPEVCRVLGENHLKKVPVLEDGQIVGVINRSDITQYSMKSYLENAPAAA from the coding sequence ATGGGATTAAGTCGCAAGCAGATCATGATGTTGGCCGTGTTGATGTTCGGCACGTTTGTCACCGTTCTCAACCAGACGGTTGTTACCCCGGCGCTTCCCTCGGTCATGACCGAGATGAACGTCGATGCAGCAACCGCGCAGTGGCTCACAACCGGATTCACGCTCGTCAACGCCATCATGATTCCCATTACGGCTTACCTCACCGATCGGTACTCCACACGCAACCTGTTCGTAGTCGCGATGGGCATCTTCACCGCAGGAAGCCTGCTCGCCGGGTGGGGGCCTTCGTTTCCCATACTCTTGGCGGGCCGTTTGCTGCAAGCAGCTGGTGCAGGCATCCTCATGCCGATGGTCATGACCGTGCTCATGCTGACCTTTCCCATCGACAAGCGCGGCAGCGCGATGGGCATATTCGGCGTTGTCATCGCATTCGCTCCCGCCATCGGGCCAACCGTTGCAGGCCTGATCATCGACAACGCGAGCTGGCACGACATGTTTTTCATCATCGCCGGGCTCTCGGCACTCGTCATCGTCTGCTCGCTGTTCGTGCTCAAGCGCACTCCCGCCCCCGACAAGCAGACCACGCTCGACAAGCCTTCGGTCGTCCTTTCGTCGCTCGGCTTCGGGTGTCTGCTGTATGGGTTCAGCGTAATCGGATCGTACGGAATCAGCATCCAAGCGGCTGTGGCTACGCTCGTTGGCATCGTGTCGCTCGTATTCTTTTTCCGTCGTCAACTCAAGATGGAAAACCCGATGCTGCAGGTTCGGGTGCTTGCCAACCGCAAGTTCCTCATCGGTACGATCATCGGCATGGTCGTGCAGGCGTCGTTGCTGGCCGCAGGCATCCTTCTGCCCATCTACCTGCAATCGCTCATGGGCTACTCGGCCACCGTTTCGGGCCTCGTCATTTTGCCCGGCGCCATCGTCATGGGTGCCATGGGACCCATCGCTGGCCGCCTGTTCGACAAGCACGGTCCGCGCGTGCTGAGCCTTGTCGGCCTTTCGTTGCTCACGATCACCACGTTCGCGATGGCGTTTCTCGGCGACAGCACGGGTGTGGTGTACCTCACAATCCTCTACACCGTGCGCTTGTTCGCGCTCGCGCTTGTGAACATGCCCATCACCACGTGGGCTATGAACGCGCTCGACAATTCGCTCATCAACCACGGCACCTCGGTCAACAACACGTTTCGGCAAGTTGCCGGCTCGCTTGGAACCGCCGTCCTCGTATCGGTCATGACGATCGCAACCAACGCGGGCGCAGGCTCGCTCGACACCGTCCATGCAAGCATCTTCGGCATCAACATGGCATTCGCCGTTGCTGGATTTTTGTGCCTGATCGGGCTCGTACTCACCATCGCGTTCGTGAAGAACAAGCCCGGCGAGGCAGCCTCGACCGATACCGACAACGCACGCCGTACAGTGCTCGAAAGCATCATGAAACGCGACGTATACGTGCTCGACTCCGACGCCACGGTGATCGATGCCATGAAGCTGCTCGTCGACAAGCACATCAGCGCTGCTCCGCTCGTCGATGCCGGAGGCACGGCGGTCGGCTTCGTGTCGGACGGCGACATCATGCGCCACCTCTCCAAACGAAGCCCAATGTACGTCGACCCGGTGGTCATGATCATGCAGATGGGGCGCGACAGCGAGAAGTTCGACGACAAGCTGCGCGATCTCATGGAGATGAAGGCGAAAGACATCGGCGCGAAAGGCATCATCGGGGTGGACATCCATGCGGACCTTCCCGAAGTGTGCCGCGTGCTCGGCGAGAACCACCTGAAGAAGGTGCCTGTACTCGAAGACGGTCAGATCGTCGGCGTGATCAACCGCTCGGACATCACGCAGTACTCGATGAAGTCCTACCTCGAAAACGCTCCCGCAGCAGCCTGA
- a CDS encoding ATP-binding protein, which yields MQVCVGFSDAPDSTVAGTEAAQAAQSNAVRDDACDMVLLFCTASHDVRKLRNAVAAIVGEKVPLYGGGAVGVITNDRFGYAGDQVGIACIWLEGATCDALCEPGLDQGERAVGARLGAQLKESGVRPDDSVLLFYDAIDDSDPRMKLFMATWLLEGMKEELGFLPNLAGAGMQGDHVCSPVIQFVGNDLGRCHALALSFSDDIRIDTAIMHGCRPASGCYTVTKADGPTILEINGVAALDFMDGLLGPELVPDQYPFFLLFGVNHGSSWIDYGEDDYASRMCFGVDYERRGIVMFEPDMVPGTKFQIMYRSLDLGYMEPKIETLFSGLDDREPVFALYIDCAGRCAGYGGIDREDALVVQRVVADRVPLLGMYAGVEVAPLGGEPRGLDWTGVFCLFSVSSARGGGRKRSVRRVPMLEGDGFRTHGPEGDVSGDAMRALCEQSAAKALALDAQSIVARYELERKRRGFQLMSDLMGLLLERDDAQDVITSAAQRINATLNMQRTVVLAPVLDGRFVPVVLQGYPEDERKAVASEKLALPAPMTDIGRTVIVNAKSDAACFDEVRRALSLPYFVSLPVVQRGELAYVLVSGRIVEQPPFLSPLDEGDAETMQAIAALMSSVLLRKSLEEAEERALVMMDATPLCATFWNEEPQAVDCNAEAVTLFGLTCKQEYLARFDELSPEYQPNGERSIDASKRMIRRAFTEGRCVFEWLHRKPNGELVPAEITLVRVRYKNANVVIGYTRDLREIKAKMAEIECTQNELREAKDKAEENSKAKTSFLANMSHEIRTPMNAIIGMTEIAKSSKDEASTRHCLDTIADASNHLLGVINDILDMSKIDSGKFTLTPSDFTIEHLIGRALGVITFKVHERRQKLTVEVDSAVPVAVVADEQRLAQVITNLLSNAVKFTPEEGHISLSLHLVEEDCDSCTLGFSVRDTGIGISPEQQTVLFESFEQADASISRRFGGTGLGLAISKDIVEMMDGHIWVDSVLGEGSNFQFVVHVGKGSAKPTGAIAAMADDAPSHDVLRDGAFAGKRVLLVEDIAVNREIVITLLSDTSVAIDSAENGKVALELFTRDQGRYDAILMDIHMPEMDGYEAAKAIRALGTPEAKAVPIIAMTANVFREDIERCLAAGMDDHLGKPIDIDDLSAKMRKYLR from the coding sequence ATGCAGGTATGTGTTGGCTTTAGCGATGCTCCCGACAGCACCGTAGCGGGAACTGAGGCGGCGCAAGCCGCGCAGTCGAATGCCGTCCGTGACGACGCATGCGACATGGTGCTGCTTTTCTGCACCGCATCCCACGACGTTCGGAAGCTGAGGAATGCGGTCGCCGCGATCGTGGGCGAGAAAGTGCCGCTGTACGGGGGAGGTGCGGTGGGCGTCATCACCAACGACCGGTTCGGGTATGCGGGCGACCAGGTAGGCATCGCCTGCATCTGGCTTGAGGGAGCAACGTGCGATGCACTGTGCGAGCCTGGACTCGATCAAGGCGAGCGGGCTGTCGGAGCGCGTTTGGGTGCACAGCTCAAGGAATCGGGCGTTAGGCCCGATGATTCGGTTCTGCTGTTCTATGATGCAATCGACGATTCCGACCCTCGCATGAAGTTGTTCATGGCCACATGGCTCCTCGAAGGCATGAAGGAGGAACTCGGCTTCCTGCCGAACCTCGCGGGTGCCGGAATGCAAGGGGACCACGTATGCAGTCCGGTCATACAATTCGTAGGGAACGATCTAGGTCGCTGCCATGCGCTCGCCCTCTCGTTTTCCGACGATATTCGCATCGATACCGCCATCATGCACGGGTGCCGGCCCGCATCGGGATGCTACACCGTCACAAAAGCCGACGGTCCGACGATCCTCGAGATAAACGGCGTTGCGGCGCTCGACTTCATGGACGGGTTGCTGGGCCCGGAGCTTGTTCCCGACCAGTATCCGTTCTTTCTGTTGTTCGGCGTCAACCATGGGTCGAGTTGGATCGACTACGGTGAGGACGACTACGCAAGCAGGATGTGCTTCGGCGTCGATTACGAGCGGCGCGGCATCGTTATGTTCGAGCCCGATATGGTGCCTGGTACGAAGTTCCAGATCATGTACCGCTCGCTCGATCTCGGTTATATGGAGCCGAAGATCGAGACGCTCTTCAGCGGTTTAGACGATCGCGAACCGGTGTTCGCGCTGTATATCGACTGCGCTGGCCGCTGTGCGGGTTACGGCGGTATCGATAGGGAAGACGCCCTGGTGGTGCAGCGGGTGGTGGCCGACCGCGTTCCGTTGCTCGGCATGTACGCGGGTGTCGAGGTGGCGCCCCTCGGCGGAGAGCCGCGCGGTCTCGATTGGACGGGCGTGTTCTGCCTGTTCTCCGTGAGCTCTGCGCGAGGGGGCGGGCGAAAGCGCAGTGTGCGCCGCGTGCCCATGCTCGAGGGTGACGGTTTCCGCACGCACGGTCCCGAAGGCGACGTATCAGGTGATGCGATGAGGGCTTTGTGCGAGCAAAGCGCCGCAAAAGCGCTCGCGCTCGACGCTCAGTCGATCGTGGCGCGCTACGAACTCGAACGGAAGCGCCGCGGGTTTCAGCTCATGTCCGATCTGATGGGGTTACTGCTCGAACGCGACGATGCGCAGGATGTGATCACCTCGGCGGCGCAGCGCATCAATGCAACGCTCAACATGCAGCGCACGGTTGTTCTTGCCCCTGTTTTAGATGGCCGGTTCGTACCTGTGGTGTTGCAGGGCTATCCCGAGGACGAGCGGAAAGCCGTCGCGTCAGAAAAGCTTGCGCTGCCGGCTCCTATGACCGATATCGGTCGTACCGTGATCGTCAATGCAAAATCCGATGCGGCATGCTTCGACGAGGTGCGCAGAGCCCTGTCCCTTCCGTATTTCGTATCGCTGCCTGTGGTGCAGCGCGGCGAGCTCGCCTATGTGCTCGTTTCGGGGCGTATCGTCGAACAGCCGCCGTTCCTTTCTCCCCTAGACGAAGGCGATGCAGAAACGATGCAGGCCATCGCCGCCCTCATGTCGTCGGTTCTGTTGCGCAAGAGCTTGGAGGAAGCCGAAGAGCGGGCGCTTGTCATGATGGATGCAACGCCTTTATGCGCAACGTTTTGGAACGAGGAGCCCCAAGCCGTCGATTGCAACGCGGAGGCCGTCACGTTGTTCGGTCTCACATGCAAGCAGGAGTACCTTGCGCGGTTCGACGAGCTTTCGCCCGAGTACCAGCCCAACGGCGAGCGGTCAATCGACGCTTCGAAGCGGATGATACGCAGGGCGTTTACGGAGGGCCGCTGCGTCTTCGAGTGGCTTCACCGAAAACCGAACGGGGAGCTGGTTCCTGCGGAGATCACGCTTGTGCGCGTGCGGTACAAGAACGCGAACGTCGTCATCGGTTACACGCGCGACCTGCGGGAAATCAAGGCGAAGATGGCCGAAATCGAGTGCACGCAAAACGAGCTGCGCGAAGCGAAGGATAAAGCCGAGGAGAACTCGAAGGCGAAAACGAGTTTTTTGGCGAACATGTCGCACGAGATACGCACGCCGATGAACGCGATCATCGGCATGACCGAGATAGCGAAATCGAGTAAAGACGAAGCAAGCACCCGGCATTGCCTCGACACGATAGCCGATGCCTCGAACCACTTGCTCGGTGTCATAAACGACATCCTCGACATGTCCAAGATCGATTCGGGCAAATTCACACTCACTCCTTCCGATTTCACGATCGAGCACCTTATCGGCAGGGCGCTCGGCGTGATCACCTTCAAAGTGCACGAACGCCGCCAAAAGCTCACGGTTGAGGTCGACTCGGCGGTGCCCGTAGCCGTGGTTGCCGACGAACAGCGTTTAGCGCAGGTGATCACGAACCTGCTTTCGAACGCGGTGAAGTTCACGCCGGAAGAGGGGCACATATCCCTTTCCCTGCATCTGGTTGAAGAGGACTGCGATTCGTGTACGCTGGGGTTCAGCGTTCGTGATACGGGCATCGGCATTTCTCCCGAACAGCAGACGGTGCTGTTCGAATCGTTCGAGCAGGCCGATGCGAGCATATCGCGACGTTTCGGCGGCACGGGGCTCGGACTCGCCATTTCGAAGGACATCGTCGAGATGATGGATGGACACATCTGGGTCGACTCGGTTCTCGGCGAGGGATCTAATTTCCAGTTCGTTGTGCACGTGGGCAAGGGATCGGCAAAGCCCACCGGTGCAATCGCTGCGATGGCAGACGATGCTCCGAGCCACGACGTGTTGCGCGACGGCGCCTTCGCGGGCAAGCGCGTGCTGCTTGTGGAGGATATCGCCGTCAACCGCGAGATCGTCATCACGCTGCTTTCCGATACGTCGGTAGCGATCGATAGTGCAGAAAACGGCAAAGTAGCGCTCGAGCTGTTCACGCGCGATCAAGGTCGCTACGATGCGATCCTCATGGACATCCATATGCCCGAAATGGACGGCTACGAGGCCGCTAAAGCGATCAGGGCGCTTGGCACGCCCGAAGCCAAGGCGGTTCCCATCATCGCCATGACGGCCAACGTATTCAGAGAAGACATAGAACGATGCCTCGCGGCTGGAATGGATGACCATCTGGGCAAGCCGATCGACATCGACGATTTGTCGGCCAAAATGAGAAAGTACTTGCGATGA
- a CDS encoding VOC family protein, with product MKAKMVHECIHVLDIEASMEFYEKALGLTEMDRIDPDDGSWAIVYLGNDTTDFRLELTWNKGRVEPYDNGTNDTHLAFAVDDMAAARALHESMGCIVHENKAMGIYFITDPDGCWLEVVPL from the coding sequence ATGAAAGCAAAGATGGTTCACGAGTGCATCCATGTGCTCGATATAGAGGCGTCGATGGAGTTTTACGAGAAGGCTTTGGGCTTGACGGAGATGGATCGCATCGATCCCGATGACGGTAGCTGGGCCATCGTATACTTGGGAAACGATACGACTGATTTCCGCTTGGAGCTTACGTGGAACAAAGGACGCGTGGAGCCGTACGACAACGGTACGAACGATACGCATCTTGCGTTTGCGGTAGACGATATGGCAGCCGCCCGCGCTCTGCATGAGAGCATGGGTTGCATCGTGCACGAGAATAAGGCCATGGGCATTTACTTCATAACCGACCCCGACGGATGCTGGCTCGAAGTTGTGCCGTTGTAG